CACAGAATAGTCCTGGTGTATGCTTGAGCACGCTGAATAACATGTGAGCAAGGAACATGGAAGGTTTGAAAATTTCCACCCTCACATGTCATTACGAAAGACACATGCTTCAGAAAAGAGTTTTTAAGTTTGAATTTACTgtattttgattttatattttattctaaaaTGTCATTATGAAAGACACATGCTTCAAAAAAGAGTTTTTAAGTTGGTACAGAAATTAAGAGTTATtctaaaataacaaaaacaattgtATGTTCAAAAATATCAATTCCTAACAATCGAATATAACTAGATTATGAGAAAGATTGAGTAAAACATCTAGATATAACATACCGCATAATTATTGTTGTGATGAAAACTGATATCATCATTAACCTCaagaattattttttaataaaacttcaaAATATGAGAATGTAAGACTTCTCAAGTTCTTTTCTATATAAGGTAAAAGTCCAAATGGATCCAAAATAGTTATGAGATTTAAAAAGGAGAATTTCTCTATGGAAGAAATTGTTGGTGTGCCCATGTAACGTTATCTTCTTTCTCACATTCCAAAAAAGTGAATCCAACTGAAAATGTCTTGTTCGTAAAGGTCACACCAACAatttctagaagcggaagcctgatcttgtacgtcgaatcaatTACAAGGACGATTGAAAATGTGTTGAACAAGTTGATACTTTCGGAATGAATCCAAAATATGTCACGAACAGTAACATTGTCCTCACAAGCTCTATAACTTGAAACATATTGGTTATCgtccaaaagtttcaaaagttgttgcatttccgaccttgACCCTTTTTTCGCGATGTTCAATTTGTTACGTTCATTGTATACCtgtttgatatttgaaacactttcttgtcttttttttcaaatcggcaagtatgtttctcgACTTATCCTTCTAATTAACTTTCTTGTCTTATCCTTCTAATTTTAATCTAATATAAATTCAAAATGTAGATTTTAACTAGATAAAAtatgataaatttaaaaataatgtgtcaCCAAATTCTTAATTAAGatgatattatataatattttattttattgtttatccCACACATCAAACAAACCCTTATAAGACTGATCTAAATCATTACACAGATATTACAGGAAAAACTTAAATTTAGACATATTCACCATAATTATAATATTCTGATATATACCCAACACTTGACACTTATACCCCCGCAATTTTATAACATGTCAAAACCATCCTtcattatttcaaaaaataaaatcactAACTAACTATTTATGGTGATTGGTGAACAATTTTACACGTTTATTCACTACAAATAGCACTTTACAGCTGTCTAATTGAGAGAAAAAAAACACATCAAAAAGGTAAATATGTAATTGTAGGGTATGAATGTTATATGTGGAGATACATACAGCTATAAATTTTAATGTTACAACTTTCCAACTTATATCAATTCAAGCCCTCACACTCTTGTATTGGGTCTACTCCAAATTGAAACTATATAATTTGTGGGCTCTCTTTGCCAAATGCTACACCAATTTTAGTGTTTTTGAGATGTTACTTCAAGTAGAGTGTGAGGTTATAACTCATAGGCATTCATATTTTGTCCTATTCCTTTTACTAGAATCGTCTTAACTTAAAAAACAATGCAAATATCATTTTTACTAACCTCTTAATAGTGTAAGAGACACTACAATTCTATTATTTTTCAGTGTAAGGAGATGGGGGCCCTAAAGAAATAGGTTGAATTATTGACAAATACTAACATGAAACAGAAAGAGCAACAAAATGAATAAGCCACATCTAAATTGTAAAGGCCAAAATGGAATAAGACCCATTGCAaagttgtaagttctagagtgatgttggaaattttgaATGCAGAGTATGGGGCCTCTGCTTTGTAGCAAAGTTATTGCAATAATGAGTGGTGTTAGAAAGTTGTCTCTTTACATGTGCATCCAAGGTAGCATGCCTTTATTACTTCTATTTTACGCCAGATAAGTAATTTGAGGACTGAGAAAGCAAGGGAAAATCAAGGAAACAAATGTGCCTTCAGAGATTTGTGAAAGCAAGAGGAAATCAAACTCATCATGATAAAAGAATATCTACaaaattttaatagtttttttcagCAATAGTCCCTACTATGAAGCCTCAAAACTAAAATAAGCATATGAAAGTTACAATAATAATAAGCAGCAGCAGCCATAAGAAGCCGTATATAAATCAAACAAACTCCAGCAATTTCAAGGTCATGAAACTATTACCAAAAATCCCTTGATCACTTGCAATCTACGCCAGCTTCTGCGGCGCGGCGAGGCTTGCTTTTACGCCTGCTTCCATTTTGTCGGAATCCAGTAGACTTCGCTGAATCGGTAGGGCTAGACTTTGCTCGGACGCCGTTCTCCTCTTTCATTGGTTCTATCTTTTCTTTAACCTGTGAAgaccttttccttttctttttattcACAGTGATAACCCCAGTTTTCAAATCATTGCCATTTACATTCTCCTCGCCGTTCTCTATCTTTTCAGTTACTTCAACGACTTCTTCGTTTTCATCCGTGACTGGTTTTATCGGTCTCCCTCTTTTTCTGTGAGCTGGTACTTTATCCTCTTCGTCGCTTACAAGATCCTCAACAATAGCAGATTGCTTCTTCCCTTTTCCTCGGCCTCTACCCATCGTCAAAGAACTTCGTTGAAAGAAAGTACTAAGTAGAAATCTGCACAGACGAAACAACTATACTTGAAAGTCCAAACACAGCAAAAACTTATGACAATGAAAATTGTCAAACTTGATAAACCATTAGGTTTAAAAATGGTAGTTAAAACTGCACATCGATTTTGTGAGATTCTACCAGCCAACCACTTTTCCGCACCACCTTTCAGATACAATAACTAAGATTTGCATCAACTATTAACAGAGATCAAATATGCAACTATAATTTCCCTTCAGTTGTTTCCTATTTCAGGATCAAATTCTGATTAGGGCCAAAAGCAAGAACTTCAAGATACTACCACACATGCTTAATCTTTCAAAtctacaacataaaaaaaaaacctaaaccctaaactaAACACCCTTCAGAAAACCCATTCCTTTGTCAATAGTCAGAAACAACAGACACAAACACTGTACTTGCATCTTACATTCTCACTACAACTGAAACTCTGAATAACCAATCAAAGGATCAACTTATCTCCATATTTTCACACAGTAAAAATCACAAACACATAGCAGtcacaaaacaaaaaaattcaaatcattcaccatagcaaacaaaaaaaaaactttatcatAGATCATCTAATCCTAAACAAAATAAACGAAACCCTTTTTAAATTTCTATCCAACAGATTAGAAAAACCCAAAATGCAAACAAAAAACCAAACTCAATTTCATAGCAAATAACCGAAGAAAAAGCATTCAAACACAGATACTATGAAGATTTTTCAAAACCCATGTTCGATCCAGTACTTAGCCAATGTCAGAAGATTTCATAAATTGAAAGTGAAGATACAAACAAGAGATAGGTAATAAAAAAGGAGCTTACTTTGTAGTATTTTGAATCAACTGTGTGTATATGAGACAGAACCCATTATAGAAAATGAGATTTTGATCTGATGATGATAGAGAGAAAGTGATATAGGGATTTAGAAGGTTTTAGAGAAGAGTGGTGAAAAATGGAGAAGTAGGTTAGAGTTAGAGAGAGGAGTGAAGCATTAGAGGGGGAGGAAGGAAGTGAGATGGAAGATTACAAAATGGGAGATAGCTGGAGTTATTATTCTTCTTGTTATATACACACATGCTTCAATAGTTGTTCTAAAACTTCAACATACTACTTGTTTTTCATTaggtttatattattttattttaaatgattttgatATTTATAGATGGAAAATATAATTTCATAACCTAattatgcaaatgatttatgtaAATATAAGTTTATTCAATAGTCCTTGAAAGAGATGATAAATGATCTATTACGTTTTATTAGAGGTTTTGGGTTCGCTACTGTTCACTTAGtgttaaattttttaaagaaaaaattataatttattaaggTTCTACCAACTTGAATGATTAATCTATACAGTTCCACGCAAAGAATACtcgatttttatataaaaaatagaaatCTTGACATTTTACTAAAGGtctatttttttttgattttaacCTTGTATTATTAATTTGATCTCttactttaatttatttttatttgacgaTTTATGTTATGTCTATTGATAATTTGAATTCCTTCTCTTATAAAATCTCTCTTTTGTCTTCAACACGTGTTTAAAAAGATGGTAACtaatgaatttttaaaaataaatatgaaaacaaaCATAGAGTTTGATCGAAGGTTGTAATGCAATGAAAGCTTGAATATTGAATAGAGTATgcaagttaaaatataatttttagagTTGTAAAGTTTGATTTTGGAGAGACGGTTTGCACAATTAAACTTAATTTGATATTTGACATATCTTTATTGTACTTACATGCTAATAATACAATATGCGGTATTCTCTTGTGGTGTATCGTGAGAGGTTTTTAAAGTTGTTGTTGTGTTAGAGCAAATTCATGTTAAGAACTTTGTATATTAGTGTTTTTATAAGTGAATTGAATGTTCTCCTTAACTTTAGGGTTGATGTATTTATAAGAATCTTTTGGACGTGAGTCTTAGAACTTAAGAGAGCAGTACATACCCTTTTCTCCTTCAGAAGCATGGAAAATTGTAGTTATTTCTCCTATAATATTAGGGAACATGTTTGTCTTTCTTGACAGACtctttattgttattattgagtAGTGGCGCGTCATTCCCACGTTCGTATAGATGGGCGAGTATTTCAATACATGGGTGAGGTAATTAGGAAACAAGTGTGCATTGTAATAAATGGGCATATACGATTATACATGGGCACTAGTGGTTGTTCGTCCACCTCTAATGGATCTTGCATCGCCCCTAGTGTGTCCATTGCAAATATACCAATACATAACCGTATAAACACGAGACCTCATAAATGGCCAAGTGATTTAGTCTTAAAACCCTTTTGCAAACTCTGGATGAAAACTCTCAGACAGGGATTAATGTTGAGTCTCTCAGTCGAGACTTTACGTTGAGTCCCTCAAGTGAGACTTTACAATGAGTTTCTCAGATGAAAATTTTTGCTAACTCCCTCAAGCAAGACTTCATGTTGACTCCCACTGGCGATACTTTAGGTTGAATCCCTCATGAGATTTATATTGAGTCCCTCAAGCGAGACTTTATGTTGAATCCCTCAGGTGAAACTTTATGTTGAGTCCCTTATACAAGACTTTACGTTGAGTCCCTCAAGtaagactttaagttgagtccctcatATGAGACTTCATGTTGGTTATGCCTTGCACCTTTTGTGTTGACGAGCTTGCTAAAAGTACAACTCGTGACTATCCCTTATAGTGTATGGAAGTCAGATATTTTTAGGGTTGTTGTGGTGTTAGAGTAAACTCACACAAGGATGATAAAAAGCTCAATATCTGGTGCTTTTATTAGTGAATTAAATGTCCTCCTTAACCTTAAGGTTGAGGTATTTATAAGAACCTCTAGAGTCTGAGTCTTAGAATGCAAGAAAATGTTAATGGCTTTTTTCTCCTTTACAAGTGTGGGGAATGAATAGTTATTTTCtctataatattttgaaacatcTTTGTTGATTGACCATTTAATGTTGTTACTAAGCAGTGACACGTTATTCACACATTCGCGTAGATGGATGAGTATTTTAATACATGGGGTGAAGTAATCAGAAAACGGGAGTGCATTGTAACAAAGGCACGTACGATTATACATGGACGACTAATAGTTATCTACCCGCCTTGTATGGTTCACGTGTCGTCCCTAGTGTGTCCTCTGCAAATATACTAGTACATTTatacttagaattttttttctagttttataTCATATTATTATAAGTTAATGAAATCTAAttgaacaaaattttaaaaaaaatataatgcaTAAAAACTCTTTTGGTTTTCCATTTTTGAACTTAAATCATTTATGAAATTAAATTTTTGTTTGGCATTTAACCCTTTTTGATGATGTGCTACAGTTGATATTGAAGATTTAAGAGTGAAGTTGTGTTGCCTTAACAAAATTGAGCTTTTCAAACTCAAGGGTCATGAAGTCTTAGATCCTCTTCGGGAGATGAAGATCAAAGACATAATGTTATAGGAGTTTAGTGAAATAGTTTAGGTTGGAGAATGTTTGCAAATCACCAAAATAACGGGGAacccaaaatattttgaaaaattataaaaaaaataataatttattaatgtgTTATGTATCAAAGTTATAAAAAGAAATTGTAGATGTAAATATTGAATCTAACACTACTATCCTGCCTAAAAAAAATACCTATGGTTGACGGATTGTGTTATGGTTTCTATATCTATATTTCAAATATAGATTTAGAAACAAATACCAATCATAGAAAGCAATTGTATAATTTCAAGTCTTTTAACTATTACCACACATGATATCCCCactaggcatggcaacggggcgggtcggagacagtttttacctcccccaaacccaaacccgaatccccaatcaatccccgttatccgtcccaaacccaaacggggatggagAACAAAAACTCAAACCCGTCCTTGacgggttcgggttgggttcggatatccccgccccgccaccatctatttcgtaaaatcaatttttttaataaaaatatttactttttcaaaaatcaaattacgttataaataacaaaataaaacaatctcaaaaaaattcattcatatatttcaaatatttaaaataataaatacaaatcaaattattaaaacattaaccacatatttaataatataaattataaaatataaataataatgtacatattgaaataaacggggcgggttctGGGACGgattcggggtgggtactagtgtccccattacccgacccattcccatgttttctaatcggggaaaacccaaacccgaacccaaactcagtcaaagcgggttttccccgtcaacttcgggcgggttcgggtgggtacccgtggatctgggttttattgccatgtctaaTCCCCACCTCTCACCTGTGAGACTTATCCCGAGACTGGAACTTCTTCCATCCATTTTGTTTTATTCTCAAGTTTGAAAATTAGATTCGCCAACAAGATGTTTGAAAATTGGACTTATCTCAAAATGTCATTTGTTTCCATGAAGTTAAAAGAGCTTAAATTAAAGCAAATCTAAAGCATCACACTAGAAATTGTTCAACAGAGAAATGATATACCCCAACCATGTTATTGAATTATAGTTATCATAAATAATCATACCCTAACCAATAATTTCCTTAAAGGAAACAACCTACATCAACTTTAATCTTGTACTATCCCATTAGaatcaacaacagcaacaacagcaTCAACTTTAAGCATGCTCTTGTTCATAACAAACCAAATCTTCAACAAAAATTGAGATCTCTAATAAAAGATTATCAAAaccatattaataaatattaaacactTCCTTAACCTCCACTTAACATAAAATCCAAAATGATAAACACAGCTTAACAATTGGACCCACCAAAAAGCCATTGTCTGGTTATAATCATGTGAATTTAACTAGTTCCAAGTAGAGTCAAATATGTAATGAAAGGCCAATTCATACTGTATTAGACTTTACTATATTTGTTAGAAAAGTTTTACAGATTTGAAATTAAGAATTCAATAGGCTATTGAAGCTACCCACCTAATCTACATCTACAATTTTAAAGTGAATGAATGGTAGTTAGTTACAATTAAATTCGTTGCTTTAAAGTTTGTATTTGATGATTCCAAAACAATAAAGTTTGCATTTGAATGCTTAACTTTTGCCCCCAACAAGAAAGGCAACAATTCTAACTAACATTATGGAGGAGGAATCATAAACCAGTAGCTAGTAACTCAATGCCAAATTGATAAAATAGAATGAAAAAACTAGTAGTAAAGTAAGAAGATAATTACATAAATGTGCTAAAGTTCGACGGCGAATATACCTGGTTTAAATCAGTTTAATGTATTATCGAGTTCTCTGCAACATTTGGAACCTACAACAATCTCCACTTCAACTAATACAAAcactaaatttgttaaaaaaaaaatcaagtgacAAATGATATAAATCTCTGTTCGGCAGCACGTAATACAAACCATGCCAAATTGCAGACAGGTACATGTATGCTGAATCCAGATTCTGTGTGTGAATCTCAACTGTTTGTATTCTACAATTGTGAGTTCTAGAAATTGCAAATCTCAACCATTTGGATAGTAATTTTCAATGTAATGCAAGTGAACACCTACATACAGTGAAGATGGCATATCTAGTCAACATTCTTCTCAAGTCTCCCCATCTACAGGTCATGTCGAAAACATTCGCAATCGGCAATCATCTATGATGCTTGCTCATGAAAGCTACTGTTCTCACCTATGATGCTTGCTCATGAAAGCTGCTGTTCTTTAGTCATCCCCATAGATTTCGTAACAGCATGATGGTGGCTGTGGCTAGATGGTTTTGAATTGCGATGGCTTTGCAATTTTTGTTATTGCAGAGAATCGCCGTCGAGTGGATCTAATGCGGGTTCTCAATTGCAGTCGCGTTGTGGGGACAGAGAGTGGATCTAATGCGGGCTCTCAAATGCAGTTGCGTTGCGGGGACAAAGACACAAAAAAACTTTGACATCACAACCCAAGTCACAGCCACGGACCTCTTGTTAAATTAACTTGAAGTGATTTGTTTCAGAATACCAATTGCAGTTCAATTGGTAAAAATATTCGCAAGATTAAACAATCATTAATCATGCTATGCTAGTATCTGATTATTCATTAATCTTCAGAATGAATTTCTTTCTGCAAATCTTCCCAAACTTGAAGGCCAGAGGGATGGCGATTTACATAACTTTGTAAGAATATTCTGTCTGTGCATGCAATTATGGTGCTCAAAGCAAGCCCGGGCTCTACGGCTCCATTGTCTATGAGCCAGTTATACATTGACAACCTATGTTTAACTCTTAGAGATTTGTATGAAAGATAAGATGGAAAACTCACTAAATCTGATACAGAATATCCTTTCTTTTTAAGATACTCGATTTTCATCTTGACTCTATCTGTGTTCTGATTAAGAATCTGCGGGGAAACTCTAATCATTCTACAAACTTCGTCACGTGTCAAGCCAGCATTAACaataaaatcaaatctctcctgaAGTTCAGCTCCCTTACCTCTGAACACCTTAAATGCCGTATTCATTTGTTTCGAATTTTCCACATATCCTAAGCGCAGCAAGAACTCTGTCTTCCCCGCCTTCGATCTTTCCTCTTCCTCCTCCCTTAAGCTAACCAAAGGCTTAACTCTCCTCCCCAGAATCCATTTCTTCATTTCATGAGGATTCTCCTGCACTATGGCACAGAGACGCTTCTTGCCAACATTCAAGCAACCGAGCAAACTCTTTGTCGTCTTAAGAGTATATGAACCAATAAATAACGTGTGAGACTGGAAAATCTTTCCAATCTCTGCAGCTTCCATCTCAATCTCAGTCAGAAGCTGAAAACACACTCTCAAGTTGGCTAAAAACTTGACCATCCGAATCTGCGGAAACTCAAGAAACACAGGGGCAATCTGGTTCACAGACAATCCAAATTTAGTCAAAAACCCAATCATAGAGAGCGTCCTACCTCCCGATTCCTCAAAAACAACACAAGGACTACGTTGAATAATCTCCGCCAACTCTTCCTTCCTCAAACCAGCATCCGAAAGCAAGCACAAGAGCTCACGCATCAAGCCCCAATTACAATAAACCTCATCCAAAAAATCCCACTTAATCCAACCACTATCAACATCACCACCATCAGCAACAATATCCTTCAACATATCCACAACCTCCACAAAATCAACATTAACATCACCAACCAAAATCCCAGGACTTACAGCAACAGCATTCACTAAAACCGAAGACGAAACGCCCATCTTCTCATAAGCCTTAATCTTCAAACCCAAAACCCCATTTTCAAATCTAAAAACCTCCGGTGCCTGCTTGAAAATCTTCCCCATTTTGGACCTCGGAACCCCATAGTTACAAAGAGTATGATAATTCTCCATCATAACAGGATCATCATTGAGGAAAATCAAGTCACGAGGAAGAAGAGGTACATATTCCGAAGGCTTCAAACCCAAACTCTCGAAAAACGGTTCGAATTCGTTGATGGGATGGTAACGTAAATACCGAGAAATCAAGCGCTTAGGGTTTACAAGCTTCtcgttttttagggttttttcgaCGAGGGTTTGAATGAAAAAAGGTGAGTTTTTGCACATGTTGTCCGCGTCTAGAAACTGCAAGCTTCTTGTGGAATGAAGATAGTCTAGTAATGCGGCTTGAGCTTCTTTGATGGTGGATTTTGAGGGAAGTTTGGGTTTTGGGTGTAATTGAATTTGAAGTGAGGTTTTTGCTGTGCTGTGAAATCTAGGGTTTAGGGAGGGTTTAAGGTTGAAAAATTTGAATGTTAATCTGAGTTTTGTTATGTCGAGCATGACGGGGTTTGGAAGAGGAAGATGGTTTAGGGAGAATGGGAAGAAGATGGATACGGTGTCGTTTTAGTGTTGTTACACGGTGGTGATGACAATGAAACACACTCGCCGTCCGGTATCCAGCAGCTCAGGGAAGAGACTCTCTTTATTTTTAATGAAACATTTTTTAGGGTTGTAATCACAAACATTAGCGCATGCTGAAAAAATTAGATgcctcaattaaaattttatttaatattaaatatttatttttcaatctaataatttaataatCACTAGTATTTTGCaatctaataatctaataatCTACATGGAATATAGGAGAATAATACATGGCATTTTGTTCAATCAATCATGCCACTTGTTGTTTTacattaattcattttaattactCCGTTGTAACAATTAAGTACTCCATTGTAAAAATTAAGGTTACTTTTTCTAGTTTCAACATTAGTTGCGAAGGAGAAGAAGATAGCGACGGATGAACGACGCTACTCATGTAATCTCTGTTCAGGAAACGACGGCGGCTACAACCTTTGTGGTGAATGAAAACGAGTTCGACGACATTGAAACATAAGATGTCTGAGGTAAGTCATTTGcaaccttcatcttcttcgtccTCCTTGATTTctatttttaggttttattttttatttgaaactttataCACAAGAAATGCAAGACTTTATCGATACTTTTCACCATTGGGTAAATTTATAATGTTGAACCAAAACGAGATAATTTGTAGAGGAGGGTTGCTTTGACTGTGTCTGGATTACACATTGAGAACTAGACAATGGAGAGTGTTGATAAGTTGGTGAATAGGTGAGGGTATAAGAAATAGAGTTATAAGTTATGTACAAAAAATTTGGAAATTGAGGAGGGTTTTATTCAAATAAGAAAAGATAATGATGCATACAATTTTGCATCATATTTTTGTGCAACGGGTATTGATGGAGATATCTTTGTGGAACATGATGTTGAAAATATAGAACTTGGAGTAAGGAAACCTAATTGTGTGAATCAGATGACTGATGTGGAAGACTTAGCAGATGAGGTGGTTGAAGGTTTAGATGATATTGAAGATGACATAAATACTGCTCTTTTAGATGGATTTGATGTAAAATTTCCAATAAGGGAAGGGGGTAGTTGATGGAATTTTGAGTAGGCCCAATTAGAAAGGTGTGAAAACGCTTATTATAGTGATGAATTGGACTCGTCAGATCCAGATGATTCTTGTGATCAGAAAAGGCTCAAGTATGAGAAGTATAGGAAAGAGCACATCAACAAGCACTATAAATTTAAATGGGTATGAATTTTAATTCTCTTGTTAACTTTAAGGAGGCAATACGCGAGTGGTCGTTTCTAAATGGAAGAGAAATTACATTTGTTAAAAATGAGAATTATAGGGTAAGGGTAGAGTGCATGGCTAAATGTGAGTTTTTAGTGTTATAttctaactagtaacaaacccgtgtgtTCGCACGGGATCTCGTATGGGACGTGCagttgtttcagatgtatattttttaatagaaaaaatgtatatgaaaagtaattaacattttgatcagtaatttcatgttaccGTTAACATTCCATATTTTGATAAATATCTTCATGttcctattaatattcaatattgcgatcagtaacttcaggttcccgttaatattcaatattgtgatctgtaacttcatgttcccgttaatattcaatattgtgtgatcagtaacttcatgtttccgttaatattcaatattgtgtgatcagtaacttcatgttcccgttaatattcaatatttaatcagtaacttcaggttctcattaatattcaatattgtgatcagtaacttcatgttaccgttaatattcactattttgatcagtaacttcatgtttcctttaatattcaatattttaatcagtaacttcaggttcccattaatattcaatattgtgttcGGTAACTTCATGttaccgttaatattcaatacaaataatcagtaacttcatgttccccttaatatgcaatattgtgatcagtaacttcatgttcccgttaatatttactattttgaccagtaacttcatgttcccgttaatattcaatattttaatcagtaagttcaagttcccgttaaaattcaatattgtgatcagtaacttcatgttccctttAATATTCGATACAAATAATCAGTAATtttaggttcccgttaatatgcaatattgtgatcagtaatttTAGGTTCCCAttaatatgcaatattgtgatcagtaacttcatgtttccgttaatattcactattttgattagtaacttcatgttcccgttaatattcatattttattcagtaacttcaggtttccgttaatattcaatattgtgatcaataagttcatgtttccgttaatatacaatacaaataatcaataacttcaggttcccgttaatatgcaatattgtaatcagtaacttcagattTCCGTTAATATGCAAAGATAAATGTTTTTAAGTgtgaaaaat
The Vicia villosa cultivar HV-30 ecotype Madison, WI linkage group LG6, Vvil1.0, whole genome shotgun sequence genome window above contains:
- the LOC131610404 gene encoding uncharacterized protein LOC131610404: MGRGRGKGKKQSAIVEDLVSDEEDKVPAHRKRGRPIKPVTDENEEVVEVTEKIENGEENVNGNDLKTGVITVNKKKRKRSSQVKEKIEPMKEENGVRAKSSPTDSAKSTGFRQNGSRRKSKPRRAAEAGVDCK
- the LOC131610405 gene encoding transcription termination factor MTEF18, mitochondrial-like; translated protein: MLDITKLRLTFKFFNLKPSLNPRFHSTAKTSLQIQLHPKPKLPSKSTIKEAQAALLDYLHSTRSLQFLDADNMCKNSPFFIQTLVEKTLKNEKLVNPKRLISRYLRYHPINEFEPFFESLGLKPSEYVPLLPRDLIFLNDDPVMMENYHTLCNYGVPRSKMGKIFKQAPEVFRFENGVLGLKIKAYEKMGVSSSVLVNAVAVSPGILVGDVNVDFVEVVDMLKDIVADGGDVDSGWIKWDFLDEVYCNWGLMRELLCLLSDAGLRKEELAEIIQRSPCVVFEESGGRTLSMIGFLTKFGLSVNQIAPVFLEFPQIRMVKFLANLRVCFQLLTEIEMEAAEIGKIFQSHTLFIGSYTLKTTKSLLGCLNVGKKRLCAIVQENPHEMKKWILGRRVKPLVSLREEEEERSKAGKTEFLLRLGYVENSKQMNTAFKVFRGKGAELQERFDFIVNAGLTRDEVCRMIRVSPQILNQNTDRVKMKIEYLKKKGYSVSDLVSFPSYLSYKSLRVKHRLSMYNWLIDNGAVEPGLALSTIIACTDRIFLQSYVNRHPSGLQVWEDLQKEIHSED